Sequence from the Streptomyces peucetius genome:
TCGGGCGGCCTGCCTCTCGGCCTGTCCGCGGAGTTCGGCCGGCTGGAGTACCCGGTCGTCATCATCGAGATGGACCCGGGGCAGACGCTGGTGATGTACACCGACGGCCTGGTCGAACAACCGGGCGCGGACCTCGACGACGGGATGCAGCTGCTGTCCGAGCTGGTCCACGACGGTCCCCGGGACGTCCAACTGCTGGCCGACCGGCTCTGCGCAGTGGTGGACGAACGCGGCGGCGACGACGACGTGGCGCTCCTGCTGCTGCGCCGCAAGGGCGCCTACACCGGCCGGCCGGGCGGCCGCCTCCAGCAGCACGTGGGCCAGGGCGACCCGGAGGCGCTCCGGTCGGCCCGGCACATGGTGCGCGCGGCCGTGGGGGCGTGGGGGGCCCGCCACCGCGCGGACGACATCGAGCTGGCCGCCGACGAGATGATCACCAACGCGCTGATGCACACCGACGGCGGGGCGATCATCACCGTGCGGGTGCCGACCGGCGCGGAACGGCGGCTGCGGGTGGAGGTCGAGGACCGCTCCAGCGCGCTGCCGCGCCGGCGTGAGGCAGGGGTGTCGGGCGTCTCGGGGCGGGGCCTGATGCTCGTGGACCTGCTGTCCGACAGCTGGGGGGTCGAGTCACGCGGCAGCGGCAAGTGCGTGTGGTGCGAGTTCCGCATGCCGGACAGGCCGGCGCGGTGACGGGCGCGGCGGTGCCGCGGGTGCCCGTGCCGGTTCAGGAACGGCCGGCCTCCGCGTCCGCCGCCACCCGCTTGAGGGTGCGGCCGGTGCGCGCCGACCGGGCGCGGCGCGGCTCCGGCGCGTCGTGCGAGGAGGCGTGCCGGTCCTGCTTCTTCACCAGCAGCCACGTCTCGCGCTCACCGCCCCGGCCGCCGCGGGTGCGGGTGAGGGCGTAGCCGCCGTGCAGCTTCGCGCCGTCGAGCCAGAACGAGGCGTGACCGTTCTCCAGGGCCTCGGCGAAGGGGATCTCGTTGCCGCGCCGGTCGGTGGCGAGACTCCGGTAGCTGCCCTCGTCCCAGATGAGGACGGTCCCGGCGCCGTACTCGCCCGGCGCGACGACCCCTTCGTAGTCCGCGTACTCCAGGGGATGGTCCTCGGTCGGCATGGCCAGCCGCTTCGTGCCCGGATCGGCGGACGGCCCCCTGGGGACCGCCCAGCTCTTGAGGACGCCGTCGACCTCGAGGCGGAAGTCGAAGTGCATGGTGCTCGCGTCATGGATCTGCACCACGAACGAGCGGGCTTCGCCCTCGCGGGGGCCGCCGTCTCCCGAGGGCTCGGTGGTCCGGATGAAGTCGCGCTTGCGGCGGTACTCCGCCAGGGCGTCGCGGGCGGGCATGGACACCTCCTCGGACGTGGCGTACACGCCGGGCACGGCAGAAACGGCGGACGCCGCGGACACGGTGGACGTCGCCGGACGCGGTCGTTCGGCTCGCGAGTACCCGGCCGGCCGTCTCTCAAGCGTCCTTGTACATCGGACAGATGGATCTGCAGGAACGGGATTCTCCGGCCACCGGGGTGTTGACGGGCCGAAGAGATCCGATGAATATCGTGACCGGACGTCCGGATCCAGGGCGAGGGGGCAACAGCCGGATGCGACGCACCAGGCTCGGGCACAGCACCGTCGAGATCACCGAACTGTCCTTCGGGGCGTCCGGCATAGGAAACCTCTACACCCCCGTGGACCACGACGACGCGATGGCCACGGTCGACGCCGCGTGGGAGGCGGGCGTCCGCGCCTTCGACACCGCACCCCACTACGGACTCGGACTCGCCGAGCGAAGACTCGGCGAGGCGCTGCGCGCCAGGCCGCGCGACGCCTACAGCCTCTCCACCAAGGTGGGCCGGCTGCTCGAACCGTGCCCCGTCGACGGCGACGACCTCGACCACGGCTTCGCGGTACCCGCCGACCACCGGCGGACCTGGGACTTCAGCGCCGACGGCGTACGCCGCAGCATCGAGGAGAGCCTGCAGCGGCTGGGCCTGGACCGGATCGACGTCGCTCTCCTCCACGACCCGGACGACCACGAGGAGGCCGCGCTGCGGCACGCCTACCCGGCGCTGGAGGCACTGCGCGCCGAGGGAGTGGTCGGCGCCATCGGCGCGGGCATGAACCAGGCGGCGATGCTCACCCGCTTCGTCCGCGACACCGACATCGACGTCGTGCTGTGCGCCGGCCGCTGCACGCTGCTCGACCAGAGCGCCCTGGCCGAACTGCTGCCGGCAGCCGCCGCACGCGGCAAGAGCGTCGTCGTCGGCGGCGTGTTCAACTCCGGCCTGCTGGCCGACCCCCGCCCCGGCGCCCGCTACGACTACACCGCCGCACCACGGCATCTCGTCGAACGTGCCCTGCGCCTGAAGGACGTCGCCGGACGCCACGGCGTCCCGCTGCGCGCCGCCGCGCTGCACTACCCCCTCGGCCGTCCCGCCGTGGCCGGCGTCCTGACCGGCGCGCGGTCCGCCGCAGAGGTCCGTGACACGGCCGGGCTGCTGGCCGTGCCCGTACCCCCCGCGCTCTTCGACGACCTGCGCGCCGAAGGACTGCTGCGGGACAGGCCCCCGTGGAGTGCGGAGGAGCGCCGGTGACCCTCGTCGACGCCCACCACCATGTGTGGGACCTGTCCGTACGGGACCAGGAGTGGATCAGCGGGCCCGGCACGGCCGCCCTCCGGCGCAGCTTCGGCATCGAGGAGCTGGCGCCGCAGGCCCGCGCCGCCGGTGTGGACGCCACCGTCCTCGTCCAGACGGTGTGCGTCGCGGAGGAGACGCCCGAGCTCCTCGCGCTCGCCGCCGTCGGCGGCCTCGTCGCCGGTGTCGTCGGATGGACCGACCTCACCGCACCCGGTGCGGCCGACGCTCTCGCCGCCCTGCGGGAACTCCCGGGCGGGCAGCGGCTCGTCGGCATCCGCCACCAGGTCCAGAGCGAACCGGACCCCCGCTGGCTGCTGCGTGCCGACGTCCTGCGCGGCCTGGCGGCCGTCGCGGAGGCCGGGCTCGTCCACGACATCGTGGTACTGCCGCACCAGCTGCCCGCGGCCGCCGAGGCGGCCGCCCGGCTGCCGGGACTGACCTTCGTCCTCGACCACCTCGGCAAGCCACCCGTCGCCTCCGGCGCACTCGAGCCCTGGAGCTGCGCGGTACGCCGCCTCGCCGCGCTGCCGAACACCGTCTGCAAGCTCTCCGGACTCGTGACGGAGGCCGACCGGTCCTCATGGACCGTCGAGGATCTGCGGCCCTGCGCGGACACCGTGCTGGACGCCTTCGGCCCGGACCGGCTGATGTTCGGCTCCGACTGGCCCGTGTGTCTTCTCGCCGCCGGTTACGGGGAGGTCCTCGACGCCGCCCGCGCACTGACCGGCCACCTCGGTGAGGCGGAGCGGCGTGCCGTCTTCGGGGGCACGGCGACCCGCGTGTACGGGCTCTGAGCGACTCGGCGCGCGACGGGCCCTTCGCTGCGGCAGGGTGGAGTCATGCCCGAACTGCCCGAGGTCGAGGCGCTGCGCGAATTCCTCGACACCCACCTGGTGGGCCGCGGCATCGCCCGTGTGCTGCCGGTGGCCGTCAGCGTGCTCAAGACGTACGACCCGCCGCTCTCCGCCGTGGAAGGGGCCCGGGTCACCGCCGTGGACCGGCACGGCAAGTGGCTCGACGTCACAGCCGGCGGACTCCACCTGGTGATCCACCTCGCCCGCGCGGGATGGCTCCGGTGGCAGGACGAGCTCCCCGCCGCGCCGCCCAGGCCCGGCAAGGGTCCGCTGGCCCTGCGGACGGTGCTGGCCGGGGGCGGTGGTTTCGACTTGACCGAGGCCGGCACGACCAAGCGCCTCGCCGTGCACCTCGTACACGATCCGGCCGATGTGCCCGGTGTGGCGGCGCTGGGGCCGGACCCGCTCGCCGACGACTTCGACCGTGCCGCGTTCGACCGCGTGCTCGCCGGCGAGCGGCGCCGGATCAAGGGAGCACTGCGCGACCAGAGCCTCATCGCCGGCATCGGCAACGCGTACAGCGACGAGATCCTGCACGCGGCGAAGATGTCGCCCTTCAAACCGGTGCAGAACTTGGACGACGCGGAACGGGACGCCCTGTACGAGGCGCTGCGGTCGACGCTCGGCGAAGCCGTCGAACGCTCCCGGGGGCTGGCGGCGGGCCGCCTCAAGTCGGAGAAGAAGAGCGGACTTCGCGTCCACGGCCGCACCGGGCAGCCCTGCCCCGTCTGCGGGGACACCGTGCGGGAGGTGTCCTTCAGTGACTCGTCGCTGCAGTACTGCCCGACCTGCCAGACCGGTGGCAAGCCGCTCGCCGACCGCAGGCTCTCCCGTCTGCTCAAGTGACGCCGCGCCGCCGGGGCAGACGTGACGCCGGCGCACACGGGGCGCCGGGGACGCCGGGGCGGGCCGCTCAGCCACCGATCGACAGCAGCCGCTCGCCGCCGTCCGAACGGACCTCCCAGCGGCCGATCTCGGCCGGGTGCAGCCCCGTGCTCGCCTCCAGATCCAACGGGCCCTGCCCGCCCGGTTCCTCCGTGACGCCGTAACCGCCCTTCGGGACCCACCAGCTGAGCACCGGATGCTCCACCCCGTCCTTGCCGATCGCAATGAGCCGGCAGGTGCGCGGACCGGCGAGCCCGCTCAGCCGCATCGCGACCGACGTACCCCAGTCGCGGTCCTCCAGCGCCACCGACGCGGTCACCCCGGAGACGGGATCCGACGCGACCACCCGGGGCGGCTCGGGGTCCTCGGCGTCCTGCACGGTGACCACCGCGGTGGGCAGGGCGACGATCAGCGCGGCGGCCACGGCCACCAGCCGGAAGCGGCGCCTGCGCTCCCTCCGCCGCTGCGCCACCACGGCGCCGGTCAGGCGTTCGAGCAGCTGCGGACGGGGGCGGGCGTCAAGCCGGCCGGGACCGGCGAGCTCGGACAGCGCGGCCGCGACGCCGGTGAAGCCGGACAGCCCCACGGCACACGCGACACAACCGGCGAGATGCTCCTCGAACCGATGGGTGTCGGCCGGTTCCAGGATGCCCAGCGCATAGGCGGCCACATCCCGGTGCGGCTGCTGCCGGCTCATGGGCGGTCCTCGTTTCCTCAAGGTGTTACGGGCGGTCACCCTGGAATACGCGGCAGAAACGCGCTCTGCTCAACCCGCGGGCGACCCGGCCGCAGTCGCAAAGCCGACCGCCTCCCACAGGGGCGTGGCCCCGGCGCCGGGAGCGGACCTAGACTCCGCTGCATGCTGCGCGTACTGGCCGTCGACGACGAGAAACCTGCGCTCGAGGAGTTGCTCTACCTCCTGCGTGCCGACTCACGGATCCGCAGCGCGGAGGGAGCGACGGACGCCACGGAGGCGCTGCGTCGCATCGGGCGCGCCCTGGAGGCCGGTCCGGACGGCGAGGAAGCGATCGACGTCGTGTTCCTGGACATCCACATGGCCGGGCTGACGGGGCTGGACGTCGCGAGGCTGCTCGCCGGATTCGCCCGCCCGCCCCTGATCGTCTTCGTCACGGCGCACGAAGGCTTCGCGGTCCAGGCGTTCGACCTCAAGGCCGTCGACTACGTGCTCAAGCCCGTGCGCAGGGAGCGCCTCGCCGAAGCGGTGCGCAGGGTCCGCGACCTGGTCGTCGCGCTGGGCGAACCGCAGCGGACCGACCAGCCGGCGCCGGCGCCGGAGGCCGCACCGCAGGCCCCGGCCGGGGGAGCGGAGCAGATACCCGTCGAACTCGGCGGGGTCACCCGCTTCGTGCCGGTGGACGACATCACCTACGTGGAGGCACAGGGCGACTACGCCCGTCTGCACACCGCCGCGGGCAGCCATCTGGTCCGCATCCCGCTGTCCGCGCTCGAGGAGCGCTGGGCGTCACGCGGCTTCGTACGGATCCACCGCAGCCATCTGGTGGCCCTGGGCCGCATCGACGAACTGCGGCTGGACGCCGGCGCGACGACCGTACGGGTCGGTGACGCCGAGCTCGCGGTCAGCCGGCGTCACGCGCGTCAGCTGCGCGACCTGCTGCTGCGGCACGCCAGGGGCTGACCGACCGTTCGGCGACCACCGGCAGCCGTTCGTCGCCCGGAACCCGCCGCACGGCGATGCGGCAGCGGCCCCGGCCACGGGCGCACAGGCCCGCGCCTAACCTTGATCGCGCCGGGAAGAAGGGGCCTGATGCGCGACATCGACGCACTGCTGGACGAGCTCCGAGGCGTTCCGCGGACCCGCCCGGCCGACCCCCACGACCTTCAGGCGCTCCTCGCCACCGTGCGCAGCGCCGCGGGGCGGTGGGCCGACGTGCTGGACGAGATCCGCCAGTCGGCACGGGGCATCGCCGGACCGCGCGCGGAAGCGGCCCTGGAGGTCGCCTTCCGCAGGGCCGAGGAGTCGTACGTCGAGCTCGAGATCGCGCTGCGGGACTGCGCCCGCGACACCGGCCGCTGACCCGCCGCCCCTCAGGACGCAGCTGTCCGGGAGAGCCCCGCCCGTCTCTACCGTCGGTAATCGCTCCTGCGTAGACTCCACCATCTCCCCGAGTTCGCCGACAGACGCTGGAGCGGACGACCATGTCTGCAGAGCAAGCCCCACGCCGCGAGGTGGTCACCGGTGTGCCGCGCGGCACCCGCCGCCCGCCCGGCCACGCACCCGCCCGCTCCGAGATCAGCGAGCAGACCACCCTCGGCACCACCTATGTCCGCTCACTGATGCGCACCCAGCTGCGGGCGGCCCTGTACGCGCTCGGCACGCTCGCCCTGCTCGTCGGCTCCCTGCCGCTGCTGTTCGCGCTGCCCGCCGCCCTCGGCGGTTCGGCCGGGTCGCCGGAGCCGTTCGTCTGGGCCGCGCTCGGGGTGGCGGTCTACCCCGTGATGTGGCTGATCGCCCGCTGGTACGTGCGCCGGGCCGAGCGCAACGAGCGGGACTTCGTCCGGCTCGTCGAGGGCCGCTGAGGTGCCCGCGGGAGAAGCCACGTGAACCAGACCTACGCGGTGGCCGCCGTCACCGTCGTGGTGCTCGCCACCGTGCTCGTCGGCGCGCTCGGCCTGCGCATATCCCGCACCACCTCCGACTTCTACGTCGCCTCCCGCACCGTCAAACCCGCGCTGAACGCGGCCGCCATCAGCGGCGAGTACCTTTCCGCGGCGTCCTTCCTGGGCATCGCGGGGCTGGTGCTCCTCCAGGGCCCGGACATGCTCTGGTACCCGGTCGGCTACACGGCCGGCTATCTGGTCCTCCTGGTGCTCGTCGCCGCCCCGCTGCGCCGCTCGGGCGCGTACACGCTCTCCGACTTCGCGGAGGCCCGTCTCGAATCGGCGCAGGTGCGCAGGCTGGCCAGCCTCTTCGTCGTCGGCATCGGCTGGCTTTACCTGCTGCCGCAACTGCAGGGCGCCGGCCTGACCCTGCAGATCCTCACCGGTGGGCCGGACTGGGTCGGCAGCGTCGTCGTCGCCCTGGTCGTCACCGGTGCCGTCGCCGCCGGCGGCATGCGCAGCATCACCTTCGTCCAGGCCTTCCAGTACTGGCTGAAGCTCACGGCCCTGCTGGTGCCGGCGCTGTTCCTCGTCGGGGCGTGGTTCGGCGACGACGCCCCGCGTGCCCGGTTCGACGCGCCCGCCGTCTTCCAGAAGCACACGGCCGTACGCATCGACGACACGGTCCGTGTCGATGTGGACGCGCCGCTGACGCTCACCGTCTCCGGCACGGTCGACGGCGTGCGGCACCAGGACCGTCCCGTCGCCCTGGAGGAGGGAACGCACCGGATCGAGGCGGGCACGACGCTGGGCTTCCCGAAGGGCGCGGAGGTGCCCCGGCGGACCACCGAGGGCACCGACCCGTTCAGCTGGTCGCAGCCGCTGTCCGGCGGCCGGGACGGCCACCGGCTGTACGCGACGTACGGGCTGATCCTCGCGACCTTCCTCGGCACCATGGGCCTGCCCCATGTCGCCGTCCGCTTCTACACCAGCCCCAACGGCCGGGCCGCCCGCCGCACCACGCTGGTCGTGCTGGGGCTGATCGGCGCCTTCTACCTGCTCCCGCCGGTCTACGGCGCGCTGGGCCGCATCTACGCACCGGAGCTGGCGCTCACCGGCGCCGCCGACGCCGCCGTACTGGTGCTGCCCGACCGGATCGTGGGCGGGCTCGCCGGCGAACTGCTCGGCGCACTGCTCGCCGGCGGCGCCTTCGCCGCCTTCCTGTCCACCGCCTCCGGCCTCACCATGTCCGTGGCCGGAGTGCTCACCCAGGACGTGCTGCCCTCGCGCGGTGTGCGGCACTTCCGGCTCGCGACCCTGCTCGCGATGACCGCGCCGCTCGCCCTGAGCGTGGTGGCGACGAAGGTGCCGGTCGCCGATGCGGTCGGGCTCGCCTTCGCCGTCTCCGCCTCGTCGTTCTGTCCGCTGCTGATCCTCGGCATCTGGTGGCGCGGGCTCACCCCGCCCGGCGCGACAGCCGGTCTCGTCGTCGGCGGCGGCGCGGCACTGACCGCGGTGATGGCCACCCGGACCGGCCTGGCACCGGAGGGCTGGACGCACACGCTCATGGCCTGGCCCGCCGTCTGGTCGGTGCCGCTCGGCTTCCTGACCATGATCGGGGTGTCCCTGGCCACCCGCCGCCACATACCGGCCGGAGCCGCCGCGACCCTGGCCCGGCTTCATCTGCCGGAGGGTCTGGTGGGCCGGCCGCAGCACGAAGGAGCACCACGATGACCGGGACGGGCATGGCCGCACTGGCCGTGGTGGGCATCCTGCTGCTGGCCCTCGGCGCGGTGATCGGCCGGCTGACGGCCGGACGCGGCGCTGACCGCCCGGACCTGGACCTCGGTACGCCCGTCGAACGCGCCACCTTCCACACCCTGCACACCGCGTCCCTCGCCGCGCCGCCGCTGCGGGCGGGCCTCACCGAGGACACAGCGCGCAAGGCCGCCCGCCGGCTGCGCCCGCTGCTGGGGACGGAGGCCCTGTGCCTCACGGACCAGGAAGGGGTCCTCGCCTGGGACGGGCCCGGCGCCGACCGCCACCGGCAGCAGGTGATGGCGCTGGTGGCGGAGGTGCTCGACTCGGGGCGCAGCAGAAGTGTCCACGCCGAGTGCGACGAGCTGGACTGCCCGCTGCGCTGGGTCGTCATCGCACCGCTGACCGGCGAGGAAGGCGTGCTGGGCGCGCTGGTCGCCTACGGCTCCCGGGAGTCGGCCGTACTGGTGCGGGCGGCCACCGAGGTGGCCCGCTGGGTCTCCGTGCAGCTGGAGCTGGCCGAGCTGGACCGGTCCCGCACCCGGTTGATCGAGGCGGAGATCCGGGCCCTGCGGGCACAGATCTCCCCGCACTTCATCTTCAACTCGCTGGCCGCGATCGCGTCGTTCGTCCGCACCGATCCGGAGCGGGCCCGTGAACTGCTGCTCGAGTTCGCCGACTTCACGCGCTACTCGTTCCGGCGGCACGGCGAGTTCACCCAGCTCGCCGACGAACTGCGCTCCATCGAGCAGTACCTGGCCCTCGCCGGGGCCCGCTTCGGCGACCGGCTCAAGGTCACGCTCCAGGTCGCCCCGGAGGTCCTGCCGGTCACCCTGCCCTTCCTGTGCCTCCAGCCCCTGGTCGAGAACGCCGTCAAGCACGGCCTCGAGGACTCCAGGAACGTCTGCCGGGTCACGATCGCCGCCCAGGACGCGGGCGCCGAGGCGGTGGTGACGGTCGAGGACGACGGCGTGGGCATGGACCCGCAGGTGCTGCGCGCCATCCTCGCCGGTGAGCGCACCACGTCCTCGGGCATCGGCCTGAGCAACGTCGACGAGCGGCTGCGCCAGGTGTACGGGGACGACTACGGGCTGGTCATCGAGACCGCCGTCGGCGCCGGGATGAAGATCACCGTCCGTATCCCCAAGTACCGGGCGGGCGTCCACTCCTCGGCGGGTCCGCGGCCCTGAGCTGATCCCCGCGGGGAGGTTCACCACAGGTGGATCGCCAGGTGACCGAGGGGCAGACCGAGCTCCCAGGCGGGCATCCAGACCTGCGCCGCCTCGTCGGGAGGGACGTCCGCGGGACGGGAGGGGTGCCAGGGCTCCAAACCCGTGAGGTCGGTGGCGAGCAGTTCCGTGTCGCGCAGCAGGCGCCAGGCGTCCGAGGCGAGCGCGAGGTCGGGGTCCTCGCCGCCGTGCCGCTCCCGTGCCGTACGGTCGGCGAGCCGGCCTTGCACCCACTGCGGCCAGGGGTGTCCGTACGAGGTGACGGTCAGCCACTCGTCGACCTGGGCCGCCGGTGACGCACCGGAGAACGGGTCGGCACCGTCGCACAGATGGATGGTGAGGGCGAGCGCCTGCCGGCCGGCCCGGAACTCCAGCGAGTCGGGCTCCACCAGGGCGGCGGTGCGCAGCATCTCGTCCGCGGTGTATTCGGCGCACAGCCACGCCATGGGGACGGCGATACCGCCTCCGCTGGTGCCGTTCGTACTCCCGGGCTGCACGTTCCCCACCCTCTCCCGTACGACTGGATTCGCTTCTCGACGACGAGCCTCCACCGACAGACACGGTGGAGTGGGCCTGTTTGCTCAACTCGCCCGTGACGTTTCGCAAACGACCGCCCGGCGGCGACCACCGGTGGGGGAGGCGGCCATCACCGTGGCTCCCGGGGCGGACGTGGCGGCGCGCCTGCTGTACCCCGGCAGACAGCGGGCGAGGGCGCGCAGCGCGTAGTACGAACGCGACTTGACGGTGCCCGGCGGGATGCCGAGGGCCTGCGCGGCCTCGTTGACGCTCAGCCCGTGGAAGTAGATCTGGACGAGCACGGCGCGGTGCTCGGGGCTCAGCGAGCCGACCGCGGCACGCACGTCCAGGGCGGCGACCGCACTCTCGGTGACGTCCGCCGGGTCGGGCGTGGTGGCCAGCACCCCGTCGCCGATCTCGGTGGGCCGGGCCATCCGGGAGCGCCGGGCGTCGATGGCGAGGCGGCGTCCTACGGTGAACAGCCAGGGGCGCATGGACTCGTACGGGGCGTCGAACGCCTCGGGGTGCTGCCAGGCCCGTACCAGCGTCTCCTGCAGCAGGTCCTCGGCGCGCTGCTGGTCCCCGTAGGTCAGGCCCAGCAGAAAGTTCAGCAGCGCGGGGCCGTGCTCCCGCTGCAGCTCCGCCATGGCCTGCTCGTCGGTCGTCGCGGTCGCCGTCGCCATCGCCTACACCCTTTCTCCGCAGAGGTCCGCTGACACGTGGCGTATACGAACGCATCCCGGCGCACAGCGACAGACGGCGTGCCGCGGTCTGTCGGCGAACGGTCGCAACCAGCGGCGAGTGGTGCGGTGAGCGGTCGACCGGGCCGCCGGGGTCGGTGGAATGCGCGGGTCCGTTGCAGCGACCGGATCGGCTGTGTCGCTTGACTCGGCACGTCCTCCCCTGTGGATTCAATTCATCCGATATTCCGTTAATCGTGCAAATCGGGAGGCTGGTCGACGATGCCACACGCGCGATCCGCGCCACGGGCCACGGCGGCCGTCTGCGCCGTCCTGCTCGCAGGAGCCGCGGGCTGTGCCGGACACGACCCCGGCCACCCGGCGGCGCCCCGGCCCGGCTCCACAGGCGCCGGACCCTCCGCGGCCCCCGGCGCCGCCTCCGAGCCCCGCGGCTTCACCCTGGTGGCCAGCGGCGACGTCCTGCCGCACGACTCGATCATCGACCAGGCCAGGCTGGACGCCGGCGGCCACGGCTACGACTTCCGCCCCATGCTCGCCGGGGTGGGCCCGGTCGTCTCCCGCGCCGACATCGCCGTCTGCCACATGGAGACCGTCTACGGGGAGAACGGGAACTACACCGGCTATCCGAGCTTCAAATCGCCACCCGAGATCGCCACCGCACTCGCCCACACCGGCTACGACTCGTGCTCCACCGCCTCCAACCACACGCTCGACGACGGCGCCGCCGGAGTACGCCGCACCCTGGACGCCCTCGACCGGGCGGGCATCCGGCACGCCGGCTCAGCGCGCACCCCTCAGGAGGCGGACCGACCGGCCTGGCTCACGGCCGCCGGCGCCAAGGTGGCCCACCTCGCCTACACCTACGGCACCAACGACATCCCGCTCCCCGAAGGCCAGCCCTGGGCCGTCGACCTCATCGACGAGCAGCAGATCGTCGCCGGCGCCCGCGAGGCCAGGAACGCCGGGGCCGACGTCGTCATCGTCAGCCTCCACTGGGGCACGGAATGGCAGACCGAGCCCGACCGGCAGCAGCTGGACCTCGGCCGGTCCCTCACCGCGTCCACGACCGGCGGGCGCCCCGACATCGACCTGATCCTCGGTACCCACGCCCACGTCCCCCAGGCGTACGAGAAGGTCAACGGCACCTGGATCGTCTACGGCATGGGCGACCAGATCGCCGGCGACATGATCAACCACTGGGGCGAGCAGGACCCCCGGGGCAACCAGGGCTCCCTCGCCCGCTTCACCTTCTCGCCCCCCGCCACGCCCGGGGGCCGGTGGGACGTCACGAAGGCCGAGTACATCCCCCAGTGGATGGACACCGCCGCGGGCCGGGTCGTCAACCTGCCGGAGGCGATGCGCCGCGAAGGCCCGCGCGCCGACTACGCCGAGGCCGAGAAGGCGGTGACCGACGCTGTCCTCAGCCGTGGTGCGGCAGCGGACGGTCTCACCAAGGGCCGCTGAGCGAGCGCCTACGGAACCACCGTCACCGGCCACCGTCCGGCCTTCACCAGCCGTACCGCGACCGAGCCGACGAACCGGTGCCCGGCCGACTCGGACGCGCCCACCACCACGGCGTCCGCCCGCAATTCGTCCGCCGCCGCGACCAGCCCGGCGTACGGGTCCCCGCGGAAGGTGTGGAACTCCCAGCGGACGTCCCAGATGCCCCGCAACCGCTCGGCCGCCGCC
This genomic interval carries:
- a CDS encoding anti-sigma factor family protein; the protein is MSRQQPHRDVAAYALGILEPADTHRFEEHLAGCVACAVGLSGFTGVAAALSELAGPGRLDARPRPQLLERLTGAVVAQRRRERRRRFRLVAVAAALIVALPTAVVTVQDAEDPEPPRVVASDPVSGVTASVALEDRDWGTSVAMRLSGLAGPRTCRLIAIGKDGVEHPVLSWWVPKGGYGVTEEPGGQGPLDLEASTGLHPAEIGRWEVRSDGGERLLSIGG
- a CDS encoding DNA polymerase ligase N-terminal domain-containing protein, giving the protein MPARDALAEYRRKRDFIRTTEPSGDGGPREGEARSFVVQIHDASTMHFDFRLEVDGVLKSWAVPRGPSADPGTKRLAMPTEDHPLEYADYEGVVAPGEYGAGTVLIWDEGSYRSLATDRRGNEIPFAEALENGHASFWLDGAKLHGGYALTRTRGGRGGERETWLLVKKQDRHASSHDAPEPRRARSARTGRTLKRVAADAEAGRS
- a CDS encoding sensor histidine kinase; the encoded protein is MTGTGMAALAVVGILLLALGAVIGRLTAGRGADRPDLDLGTPVERATFHTLHTASLAAPPLRAGLTEDTARKAARRLRPLLGTEALCLTDQEGVLAWDGPGADRHRQQVMALVAEVLDSGRSRSVHAECDELDCPLRWVVIAPLTGEEGVLGALVAYGSRESAVLVRAATEVARWVSVQLELAELDRSRTRLIEAEIRALRAQISPHFIFNSLAAIASFVRTDPERARELLLEFADFTRYSFRRHGEFTQLADELRSIEQYLALAGARFGDRLKVTLQVAPEVLPVTLPFLCLQPLVENAVKHGLEDSRNVCRVTIAAQDAGAEAVVTVEDDGVGMDPQVLRAILAGERTTSSGIGLSNVDERLRQVYGDDYGLVIETAVGAGMKITVRIPKYRAGVHSSAGPRP
- a CDS encoding aldo/keto reductase is translated as MRRTRLGHSTVEITELSFGASGIGNLYTPVDHDDAMATVDAAWEAGVRAFDTAPHYGLGLAERRLGEALRARPRDAYSLSTKVGRLLEPCPVDGDDLDHGFAVPADHRRTWDFSADGVRRSIEESLQRLGLDRIDVALLHDPDDHEEAALRHAYPALEALRAEGVVGAIGAGMNQAAMLTRFVRDTDIDVVLCAGRCTLLDQSALAELLPAAAARGKSVVVGGVFNSGLLADPRPGARYDYTAAPRHLVERALRLKDVAGRHGVPLRAAALHYPLGRPAVAGVLTGARSAAEVRDTAGLLAVPVPPALFDDLRAEGLLRDRPPWSAEERR
- a CDS encoding cation acetate symporter, with translation MNQTYAVAAVTVVVLATVLVGALGLRISRTTSDFYVASRTVKPALNAAAISGEYLSAASFLGIAGLVLLQGPDMLWYPVGYTAGYLVLLVLVAAPLRRSGAYTLSDFAEARLESAQVRRLASLFVVGIGWLYLLPQLQGAGLTLQILTGGPDWVGSVVVALVVTGAVAAGGMRSITFVQAFQYWLKLTALLVPALFLVGAWFGDDAPRARFDAPAVFQKHTAVRIDDTVRVDVDAPLTLTVSGTVDGVRHQDRPVALEEGTHRIEAGTTLGFPKGAEVPRRTTEGTDPFSWSQPLSGGRDGHRLYATYGLILATFLGTMGLPHVAVRFYTSPNGRAARRTTLVVLGLIGAFYLLPPVYGALGRIYAPELALTGAADAAVLVLPDRIVGGLAGELLGALLAGGAFAAFLSTASGLTMSVAGVLTQDVLPSRGVRHFRLATLLAMTAPLALSVVATKVPVADAVGLAFAVSASSFCPLLILGIWWRGLTPPGATAGLVVGGGAALTAVMATRTGLAPEGWTHTLMAWPAVWSVPLGFLTMIGVSLATRRHIPAGAAATLARLHLPEGLVGRPQHEGAPR
- a CDS encoding Fpg/Nei family DNA glycosylase codes for the protein MPELPEVEALREFLDTHLVGRGIARVLPVAVSVLKTYDPPLSAVEGARVTAVDRHGKWLDVTAGGLHLVIHLARAGWLRWQDELPAAPPRPGKGPLALRTVLAGGGGFDLTEAGTTKRLAVHLVHDPADVPGVAALGPDPLADDFDRAAFDRVLAGERRRIKGALRDQSLIAGIGNAYSDEILHAAKMSPFKPVQNLDDAERDALYEALRSTLGEAVERSRGLAAGRLKSEKKSGLRVHGRTGQPCPVCGDTVREVSFSDSSLQYCPTCQTGGKPLADRRLSRLLK
- a CDS encoding amidohydrolase family protein, which gives rise to MTLVDAHHHVWDLSVRDQEWISGPGTAALRRSFGIEELAPQARAAGVDATVLVQTVCVAEETPELLALAAVGGLVAGVVGWTDLTAPGAADALAALRELPGGQRLVGIRHQVQSEPDPRWLLRADVLRGLAAVAEAGLVHDIVVLPHQLPAAAEAAARLPGLTFVLDHLGKPPVASGALEPWSCAVRRLAALPNTVCKLSGLVTEADRSSWTVEDLRPCADTVLDAFGPDRLMFGSDWPVCLLAAGYGEVLDAARALTGHLGEAERRAVFGGTATRVYGL
- a CDS encoding LytR/AlgR family response regulator transcription factor, whose protein sequence is MLRVLAVDDEKPALEELLYLLRADSRIRSAEGATDATEALRRIGRALEAGPDGEEAIDVVFLDIHMAGLTGLDVARLLAGFARPPLIVFVTAHEGFAVQAFDLKAVDYVLKPVRRERLAEAVRRVRDLVVALGEPQRTDQPAPAPEAAPQAPAGGAEQIPVELGGVTRFVPVDDITYVEAQGDYARLHTAAGSHLVRIPLSALEERWASRGFVRIHRSHLVALGRIDELRLDAGATTVRVGDAELAVSRRHARQLRDLLLRHARG